The nucleotide sequence TGCCATCATCCGTGAAGGCGAACTGCTGTGGCCCGAAAACAACGTGCGCAAACAGTATTGGGTGAACATGCCGTTCCAGCTGAAGTACTGCTTCATTCTGATGGGTGTGGGTTTAAGTCTGACCCTGATCTGCTCGGTGTTTTCCTATACGTACATGCGTGTGACAATTCAGGAACTGGTGGGTAATAACGCCTTTTTGCTGAATAAATTCCTGGTGCCATTTGTGATCACGTTTATGATCATCTCGGTCGCTTTCTGCGCGATTTTGTTTGCGGTAGGTCGTCTGATTTCCCACCGCATTGCCGGACCTCTTTATGCCTTTGAGCGCTTCCTGAACCAGGCCCTGGAAGGAAAGGCGGATGCTCATCTGAAACTTCGTACCGGCGATGAGTTCAAACATCTGGAAGAACTGGCTGACGAAATCAACAAACGTCTGCACCAGATCAAAAAAGAACGTACCGTCAATGTGATCGAATACAAAGAAGAGGGTTAAGCCCCTCTTTTGGTCCTGATTTCCACCAAAATCCACAGGTTTTCCCTCTGAATTCCGATAAACAAAGCATGCGCAGTACATTGATTGCATTCCTATTTTTGGCCATTTTCCCTTTTGCAGAGGCTCTTGCCGACAGCTGCAGCATGTCCAGCATCCGAATGCAGGCCAAACAAATCGCTCAAGGCTATCAAAAATACGACATGTCGATGGAAATCGACTCACTGACAAGTCGCATGCAGCGATGCAAGATTCCAAGTCGCAAACTGGGTGTACCTGACACTTTCTATTCAACCCTGCGCACTCAAACTCTTCGAGCTGAATTCAATCGCATTCAGGTCGACATGGAACAATATGCGAACACCGGCAGAATCAACGAATTCGTGGAAGCCTATACCGCCTATGGCAAAGAGCTGGGGTTTCCTCCGAACATTCTGAAGTCCTTCACTAACGGTCTTAAAGCGAAGGCCGAAAAATCCTATGCCCGTGAAAAACAATCCTGCAAACCCATGGACGTCAGCAAAGAGATGGGCCCGGTACGAAATCAGGACTCCATCGGCTGGTGTTATGCCTTTGCTGCCGCGGATGTGCTGTCCTTCAAACTGAAAAAGAAGATCTCTGCAGCCGATATTGCCGTCAACTACAATGACAGCCTGTTCAACACAGGTGCCAAGTACGTCGGGGTCAAAGCCGGCAGCCTTGAGGGCGGCTTCCCATCCGGCGCATTGGAAGGGGCTATCGAAAAAGGTCTGTGCCTTGAAAAAGATTTCCCCAGCGAAGACAACATCAACGGTGAATACCAGGAGCTGATCACTGAGATCGACAAACTGGGCCGGGATGAAATCACTTCGTGGTCGGCTCCGAACTGTGAAAAGGTTTATCAGACCTCTCGCCGTCTGTTTCCGAATGTGAGCACCAAGGATCTGGAACACATCCTGAAAACTTCTTCGCGCGCGGATTTCATCGATCAAATGGCCAACCGCACGTGCAAACAGCGCATCAAGACCGATTTGAAAGTCTCTTCCCCATGGACCTTCCGTGAAAAGTCCTTGGGTGATGAAATTGATGAGCAATTGACGGCGAAAAATCCAGTAGTACTAAGCTACGATGCTCAGGGCCTTGGCGACCGCCGGGACTATTCCGAGCTGGGCATGCACGCCAGCGTGCTGGTGGGCCGCAGGTTCAATGAAAAGTCCGGACAGTGCGAATATCTTCTAAGAAATTCCTGGGGACGAAGCTGTGGTTTCTATGATCCTTCTTATCAGTGCAAAGAGGGTAATATCTGGATTCCGAAAGCGGACATCGTAAAACGAGGCAAGGGTGCAACATATGTTAAGTAGTCTGATTCTATTCCTGACAACGCCCCTTTTGGCTGCGGATCTGACCTGCCAAAAAGGCAGCTTCCGCATGCCGTACAACGCAGAAACCAAAGTCGTTGAAGCACAGACCTATTGTTTCAATGAAGACCGCACCGAGCTTTACTCCAAGGACTGCCAAAGCCGCAAATGCACGGCTTTCACGGTCGATATCGAGGTGAAGACGGCGGATATTCTGGACCAAAAAAGCAATCCAGGTTTCAATCTGTGCCGCAAACTGGGTGGCAAGCCGGAATTGTTGGAATTTGAAGCGTCCAAAGAATGGTTCGCTCTGGATCGCTGTGTCTTTAAGGACGGATCATTTGTAAGCACCGGCGAACTGGTGCGCCACTATCTGCGACCGCGCAAGTGATTACGACTGCGGGGCTTTCAGGCGGATGATCAAATCCCCCATGGCCTTCGCACTTTCCTCATCGTGGGTGACCATCACCGTG is from Bdellovibrio bacteriovorus str. Tiberius and encodes:
- a CDS encoding signal peptidase II, which encodes MKKREWLIVILPLLATWSLDRITKIWATGITQLKSHGPVHFVLHHNHGAMLGLFSDLPSVLRIVSLSTGGAFLLATYALIQYLLPIKSLTLRSGLSILIGGIIGNVTDRIIWGYVVDFIVVGTPSLSSPAFNVADALQWVGYGLIVYAIIREGELLWPENNVRKQYWVNMPFQLKYCFILMGVGLSLTLICSVFSYTYMRVTIQELVGNNAFLLNKFLVPFVITFMIISVAFCAILFAVGRLISHRIAGPLYAFERFLNQALEGKADAHLKLRTGDEFKHLEELADEINKRLHQIKKERTVNVIEYKEEG
- a CDS encoding C1 family peptidase, encoding MSSIRMQAKQIAQGYQKYDMSMEIDSLTSRMQRCKIPSRKLGVPDTFYSTLRTQTLRAEFNRIQVDMEQYANTGRINEFVEAYTAYGKELGFPPNILKSFTNGLKAKAEKSYAREKQSCKPMDVSKEMGPVRNQDSIGWCYAFAAADVLSFKLKKKISAADIAVNYNDSLFNTGAKYVGVKAGSLEGGFPSGALEGAIEKGLCLEKDFPSEDNINGEYQELITEIDKLGRDEITSWSAPNCEKVYQTSRRLFPNVSTKDLEHILKTSSRADFIDQMANRTCKQRIKTDLKVSSPWTFREKSLGDEIDEQLTAKNPVVLSYDAQGLGDRRDYSELGMHASVLVGRRFNEKSGQCEYLLRNSWGRSCGFYDPSYQCKEGNIWIPKADIVKRGKGATYVK